From Ailuropoda melanoleuca isolate Jingjing chromosome 17, ASM200744v2, whole genome shotgun sequence, the proteins below share one genomic window:
- the MIS12 gene encoding protein MIS12 homolog has product MSVDPMTYEAQFFGFTPQTCMLRVYTAFQDYLFEVMQAVEQVILKKLGDSPACEISPVQIRKCTEKFLGFMKGRFDNLFGKMEQLFLQLILRIPPNILLPEDKPQETHPCTAEEFQLLQKEIEQLQEKYKTELCAKQALLAELEEQKIVQAKLKQVLALFDELENTGRDHGTSDFRESLVFLVQNSRKLQTIRDNVEREGKRMKIS; this is encoded by the coding sequence ATGTCCGTGGACCCAATGACCTACGAGGCCCAGTTCTTTGGCTTCACGCCCCAGACCTGTATGCTGAGGGTCTACACGGCGTTTCAAGACTACCTGTTTGAGGTGATGCAGGCCGTGGAGCAGGTTATCCTGAAGAAGCTGGGTGACTCCCCGGCCTGTGAGATCAGCCCCGTCCAGATTCGTAAGTGCACGGAGAAGTTTCTCGGCTTCATGAAAGGACGTTTCGATAACCTTTTTGGCAAAATGGAGCAGCTGTTTTTACAGCTGATACTGCGTATTCCCCCAAACATCCTGCTTCCAGAAGATaagcctcaggagacacatcctTGTACTGCGGAGGAGTTCCAGCTTCTCCAGAAAGAAATCGAACAGCTACAGGAGAAGTATAAGACTGAGCTCTGTGCGAAGCAGGCCCTCCTCGCAGAATTAGAGGAACAAAAAATCGTCCAGGCCAAACTCAAACAGGTTTTGGCTTTGTTTGATGAGCTTGAAAATACCGGCAGAGACCACGGGACTAGTGATTTTAGGGAGAGCTTGGTGTTCCTGGTCCAGAACTCCAGAAAACTCCAGACTATTAGGGACAATGTGGAACGGGAaggcaagagaatgaaaatatcttaa
- the DERL2 gene encoding derlin-2, translated as MIFLYRYCRMLEEGSFRGRTADFVFMFLFGGFLMTLFGLFVSLVFLGQAFTIMLVYVWSRRNPYVRMNFFGLLNFQAPFLPWVLMGFSLLLGNSIIVDLLGIAVGHIYFFLEDVFPNQPGGIRILKTPSILKAIFDTPDEDPNYNPLPEERPGGFAWGEGQRLGG; from the exons atgatttttct ATATCGCTACTGTCGAATGCTAGAAGAAGGCTCTTTCCGAGGCCGGACAGCAGACTTTGTATTTATGTTCCTTTTTGGTGGATTCTTAATGACC CTTTTCGGTTTGTTTGTGAGCTTAGTTTTCCTGGGCCAGGCCTTCACGATAATGCTCGTGTACGTGTGGAGCCGGAGGAACCCGTACGTCCGCATGAACTTCTTCGGCCTTCTCAACTTCCAGGCCCCCTTTCTGCCCTGGGTGCTCATGGGCTTTTCCCTGTTGCTGGGGAACTCGATCATTGTGGACCTCTTGG GCATCGCAGTTggacacatatattttttcttggaaGACGTATTTCCCAATCAGCCTGGTGGAATCAGAATTCTGAAAACACCGTCTATTTT GAAGGCTATTTTTGACACACCAGATGAAGATCCAAATTACAACCCACTACCTGAAGAGCGGCCGGGAGGCTTCGCCTGGGGTGAGGGCCAGCGCCTCGGCGGTTAA
- the DHX33 gene encoding ATP-dependent RNA helicase DHX33 isoform X1, whose amino-acid sequence MPEEAGFPPAKRFRPGCGPPGGRVVMLLTAGGGGGGRRQQSAQAQPAASPYPEAVERQRRSLPIFPARGQLLAQLRNLDSAVLIGETGSGKTTQLPQYLYEGGIGRQGVIAVTQPRRVAAISLAARVSDEKRTELGKLVGYTVRFDDVTSEDTRIKFLTDGMLLREAISDSLLRKYSCVVLDEAHERTVHTDVLFGVVKAAQKRRKELGKLPLKVIVMSATMDVDLFSRYFNGAPVLYLEGRQHPIQVFFTKEPQQDYLHAALVSVFQIHQEAPASQDILVFLTGQEEIEAMSKTCRDIAKHLPDGCPSMLILPLYASLPYAQQLRVFQGAPKGCRKVIISTNIAETSITIAGIKYVVDTGMVKAKKYNPDSGLEVLAVQRVSKTQAWQRTGRAGREDSGVCYRLYTEDEFEKFEKMTVPEIQRCNLASVLLQLLAMRVPDVLTFDFMSKPSPDHIRAAVAQLDLLGALEHKDDQLSLTPVGRKMAAFPLEPRFAKTILLSPKFHCTEEILTIVSLLSVDSVLYNPSSRRDEVQAVRKKFVSSEGDHITLLNIYRTFRSLGGNKDWCRDNFVNSKNMTLVAEVRAQLRDICLKMSMPMVSSRGDVESVRRCLAHSLFMSAAELQPDGSYVTTDTRQPVAIHPSSVLFHCRPACVVYTELLHTSKCYMRGLCVVDADWLYEAAPDYFRRKLRAARD is encoded by the exons ATGCCCGAGGAGGCGGGCTTCCCGCCGGCCAAGAGGTTCCGGCCGGGCTGCGGGCCTCCCGGGGGGCGCGTGGTGATGCTGCTGAccgcgggcggcggcggcggaggccGGAGGCAGCAGTCGGCCCAGGCGCAGCCCGCGGCCAGCCCCTACCCCGAGGCGGTCGAGCGGCAGCGCCGGAGCCTGCCCATCTTCCCGGCGCGGGGACAGCTGCTGGCCCAGCTCCGGAACCTGGACAGCGCCGTCCTCATCG GGGAAACGGGCTCTGGGAAGACGACGCAGCTGCCGCAGTACCTCTACGAAGGGGGGATCGGCCGCCAGGGCGTCATCGCCGTGACCCAGCCTCGCCGAGTGGCCGCCATCTCTCTGGCCGCTAGAGTCTCCGATGAGAAGAGAACTGAGCTCGGGAAGCTG GTGGGCTACACGGTGCGCTTCGACGACGTGACCTCAGAGGACACCCGGATCAAGTTCCTGACGGACGGCATGCTCCTGCGAGAAGCGATTTCCGACTCGCTGCTGCGCAAGTACAGCTGCGTCGTCTTGGATGAGGCCCACGAACGGACTGTCCACACCGACGTGCTCTTCGGGGTGGTGAAGGCCGcccagaagaggagaaaggagctgGGGAAGCTGCCTCTCAAA GTGATCGTGATGTCCGCGACGATGGACGTGGATCTGTTCTCGCGCTATTTCAACGGAGCTCCCGTCCTCTACCTGGAGGGTCGGCAGCATCCCATCCAGGTGTTCTTCACCAAAGAGCCGCAGCAGGATTACCTGCACGCCGCGCTCGTCTCCGTCTTCCAGATCCACCAG GAGGCCCCTGCTTCTCAGGACATCCTGGTGTTCCTCACGGGGCAGGAGGAGATTGAAGCCATGAGCAAGACCTGCCGAGACATCGCAAAGCACCTCCCGGACGGCTGCCCCTCCATGCTCATCCTTCCTCTTTACGCCTCCCTGCCCTACGCCCAGCAGCTCCGCGTCTTCCAGGGGGCCCCGAAG GGCTGTCGCAAAGTGATCATTTCAACCAACATCGCAGAGACCTCCATAACCATCGCGGGAATAAAATACGTGGTTGACACAGGCATGGTTAAAGCAAAGAAGTATAATCCTG ATAGCGGCCTGGAGGTACTCGCTGTACAGCGTGTGTCCAAGACCCAGGCGTGGCAGCGCACGGGCCGGGCCGGCAGGGAGGACAGTGGCGTCTGTTACCGGCTCTACACAGAGGACGAGTTCGAGAAGTTTGAGAAGATGACCGTGCCGGAGATCCAGAG GTGTAACCTGGCGAGCGTGCTGCTGCAGCTCCTGGCTATGAGAGTCCCCGACGTGCTCACCTTTGACTTCATGTCCAAGCCCTCTCCAG ATCACATTCGGGCCGCGGTCGCCCAGCTGGACCTCCTAGGTGCTCTCGAACACAAGGACGACCAGCTTTCTCTGACTCCGGTGGGAAGAAAGATGGCAGCTTTCCCTTTAGAGCCCAGATTTGCCAAA ACCATCCTCCTGTCCCCCAAGTTCCACTGCACCGAGGAGATCCTGACCATCGTCTCGCTGCTGTCGGTGGACAGCGTTCTGTACAACCCTTCCTCCCGGCGGGACGAGGTGCAGGCCGTCCGCAAGAAGTTCGTGTCCAGTGAGGGGGACCACATCACGCTGCTTAACATCTATCGGACCTTCAGGAGCCTAGGTGGAAATAAG GACTGGTGCCGAGACAACTTCGTCAACAGCAAGAACATGACGCTGGTGGCTGAAGTCCGAGCGCAGCTGAGGGACATCTGCTTGAAG ATGTCCATGCCGATGGTGTCCTCCCGCGGGGACGTGGAGAGCGTCCGCCGCTGCCTGGCGCACAGCCTGTTCATGAGCGCGGCCGAGCTGCAGCCCGACGGCTCGTACGTGACCACGGACACCCGCCAGCCGGTGGCCATCCACCCCTCGTCCGTGCTCTTCCACTGCCGGCCGGCCTGCGTCGTCTACACGGAGCTGCTGCACACCAGCAAGTGCTACATGCGGGGCCTGTGCGTGGTGGACGCCGACTGGCTGTACGAGGCCGCCCCCGACTACTTCCGGAGGAAGTTGCGGGCCGCCCGCGACTGA
- the DHX33 gene encoding ATP-dependent RNA helicase DHX33 isoform X2, which yields MPEEAGFPPAKRFRPGCGPPGGRVVMLLTAGGGGGGRRQQSAQAQPAASPYPEAVERQRRSLPIFPARGQLLAQLRNLDSAVLIGETGSGKTTQLPQYLYEGGIGRQGVIAVTQPRRVAAISLAARVSDEKRTELGKLVGYTVRFDDVTSEDTRIKFLTDGMLLREAISDSLLRKYSCVVLDEAHERTVHTDVLFGVVKAAQKRRKELGKLPLKVIVMSATMDVDLFSRYFNGAPVLYLEGRQHPIQVFFTKEPQQDYLHAALVSVFQIHQEAPASQDILVFLTGQEEIEAMSKTCRDIAKHLPDGCPSMLILPLYASLPYAQQLRVFQGAPKGCRKVIISTNIAETSITIAGIKYVVDTGMVKAKKYNPDSGLEVLAVQRVSKTQAWQRTGRAGREDSGVCYRLYTEDEFEKFEKMTVPEIQRCNLASVLLQLLAMRVPDVLTFDFMSKPSPDHIRAAVAQLDLLGALEHKDDQLSLTPVGRKMAAFPLEPRFAKTILLSPKFHCTEEILTIVSLLSVDSVLYNPSSRRDEVQAVRKKFVSSEGDHITLLNIYRTFRSLGGNKV from the exons ATGCCCGAGGAGGCGGGCTTCCCGCCGGCCAAGAGGTTCCGGCCGGGCTGCGGGCCTCCCGGGGGGCGCGTGGTGATGCTGCTGAccgcgggcggcggcggcggaggccGGAGGCAGCAGTCGGCCCAGGCGCAGCCCGCGGCCAGCCCCTACCCCGAGGCGGTCGAGCGGCAGCGCCGGAGCCTGCCCATCTTCCCGGCGCGGGGACAGCTGCTGGCCCAGCTCCGGAACCTGGACAGCGCCGTCCTCATCG GGGAAACGGGCTCTGGGAAGACGACGCAGCTGCCGCAGTACCTCTACGAAGGGGGGATCGGCCGCCAGGGCGTCATCGCCGTGACCCAGCCTCGCCGAGTGGCCGCCATCTCTCTGGCCGCTAGAGTCTCCGATGAGAAGAGAACTGAGCTCGGGAAGCTG GTGGGCTACACGGTGCGCTTCGACGACGTGACCTCAGAGGACACCCGGATCAAGTTCCTGACGGACGGCATGCTCCTGCGAGAAGCGATTTCCGACTCGCTGCTGCGCAAGTACAGCTGCGTCGTCTTGGATGAGGCCCACGAACGGACTGTCCACACCGACGTGCTCTTCGGGGTGGTGAAGGCCGcccagaagaggagaaaggagctgGGGAAGCTGCCTCTCAAA GTGATCGTGATGTCCGCGACGATGGACGTGGATCTGTTCTCGCGCTATTTCAACGGAGCTCCCGTCCTCTACCTGGAGGGTCGGCAGCATCCCATCCAGGTGTTCTTCACCAAAGAGCCGCAGCAGGATTACCTGCACGCCGCGCTCGTCTCCGTCTTCCAGATCCACCAG GAGGCCCCTGCTTCTCAGGACATCCTGGTGTTCCTCACGGGGCAGGAGGAGATTGAAGCCATGAGCAAGACCTGCCGAGACATCGCAAAGCACCTCCCGGACGGCTGCCCCTCCATGCTCATCCTTCCTCTTTACGCCTCCCTGCCCTACGCCCAGCAGCTCCGCGTCTTCCAGGGGGCCCCGAAG GGCTGTCGCAAAGTGATCATTTCAACCAACATCGCAGAGACCTCCATAACCATCGCGGGAATAAAATACGTGGTTGACACAGGCATGGTTAAAGCAAAGAAGTATAATCCTG ATAGCGGCCTGGAGGTACTCGCTGTACAGCGTGTGTCCAAGACCCAGGCGTGGCAGCGCACGGGCCGGGCCGGCAGGGAGGACAGTGGCGTCTGTTACCGGCTCTACACAGAGGACGAGTTCGAGAAGTTTGAGAAGATGACCGTGCCGGAGATCCAGAG GTGTAACCTGGCGAGCGTGCTGCTGCAGCTCCTGGCTATGAGAGTCCCCGACGTGCTCACCTTTGACTTCATGTCCAAGCCCTCTCCAG ATCACATTCGGGCCGCGGTCGCCCAGCTGGACCTCCTAGGTGCTCTCGAACACAAGGACGACCAGCTTTCTCTGACTCCGGTGGGAAGAAAGATGGCAGCTTTCCCTTTAGAGCCCAGATTTGCCAAA ACCATCCTCCTGTCCCCCAAGTTCCACTGCACCGAGGAGATCCTGACCATCGTCTCGCTGCTGTCGGTGGACAGCGTTCTGTACAACCCTTCCTCCCGGCGGGACGAGGTGCAGGCCGTCCGCAAGAAGTTCGTGTCCAGTGAGGGGGACCACATCACGCTGCTTAACATCTATCGGACCTTCAGGAGCCTAGGTGGAAATAAG GTCTGA
- the DHX33 gene encoding ATP-dependent RNA helicase DHX33 isoform X3 — translation MVGYTVRFDDVTSEDTRIKFLTDGMLLREAISDSLLRKYSCVVLDEAHERTVHTDVLFGVVKAAQKRRKELGKLPLKVIVMSATMDVDLFSRYFNGAPVLYLEGRQHPIQVFFTKEPQQDYLHAALVSVFQIHQEAPASQDILVFLTGQEEIEAMSKTCRDIAKHLPDGCPSMLILPLYASLPYAQQLRVFQGAPKGCRKVIISTNIAETSITIAGIKYVVDTGMVKAKKYNPDSGLEVLAVQRVSKTQAWQRTGRAGREDSGVCYRLYTEDEFEKFEKMTVPEIQRCNLASVLLQLLAMRVPDVLTFDFMSKPSPDHIRAAVAQLDLLGALEHKDDQLSLTPVGRKMAAFPLEPRFAKTILLSPKFHCTEEILTIVSLLSVDSVLYNPSSRRDEVQAVRKKFVSSEGDHITLLNIYRTFRSLGGNKDWCRDNFVNSKNMTLVAEVRAQLRDICLKMSMPMVSSRGDVESVRRCLAHSLFMSAAELQPDGSYVTTDTRQPVAIHPSSVLFHCRPACVVYTELLHTSKCYMRGLCVVDADWLYEAAPDYFRRKLRAARD, via the exons ATG GTGGGCTACACGGTGCGCTTCGACGACGTGACCTCAGAGGACACCCGGATCAAGTTCCTGACGGACGGCATGCTCCTGCGAGAAGCGATTTCCGACTCGCTGCTGCGCAAGTACAGCTGCGTCGTCTTGGATGAGGCCCACGAACGGACTGTCCACACCGACGTGCTCTTCGGGGTGGTGAAGGCCGcccagaagaggagaaaggagctgGGGAAGCTGCCTCTCAAA GTGATCGTGATGTCCGCGACGATGGACGTGGATCTGTTCTCGCGCTATTTCAACGGAGCTCCCGTCCTCTACCTGGAGGGTCGGCAGCATCCCATCCAGGTGTTCTTCACCAAAGAGCCGCAGCAGGATTACCTGCACGCCGCGCTCGTCTCCGTCTTCCAGATCCACCAG GAGGCCCCTGCTTCTCAGGACATCCTGGTGTTCCTCACGGGGCAGGAGGAGATTGAAGCCATGAGCAAGACCTGCCGAGACATCGCAAAGCACCTCCCGGACGGCTGCCCCTCCATGCTCATCCTTCCTCTTTACGCCTCCCTGCCCTACGCCCAGCAGCTCCGCGTCTTCCAGGGGGCCCCGAAG GGCTGTCGCAAAGTGATCATTTCAACCAACATCGCAGAGACCTCCATAACCATCGCGGGAATAAAATACGTGGTTGACACAGGCATGGTTAAAGCAAAGAAGTATAATCCTG ATAGCGGCCTGGAGGTACTCGCTGTACAGCGTGTGTCCAAGACCCAGGCGTGGCAGCGCACGGGCCGGGCCGGCAGGGAGGACAGTGGCGTCTGTTACCGGCTCTACACAGAGGACGAGTTCGAGAAGTTTGAGAAGATGACCGTGCCGGAGATCCAGAG GTGTAACCTGGCGAGCGTGCTGCTGCAGCTCCTGGCTATGAGAGTCCCCGACGTGCTCACCTTTGACTTCATGTCCAAGCCCTCTCCAG ATCACATTCGGGCCGCGGTCGCCCAGCTGGACCTCCTAGGTGCTCTCGAACACAAGGACGACCAGCTTTCTCTGACTCCGGTGGGAAGAAAGATGGCAGCTTTCCCTTTAGAGCCCAGATTTGCCAAA ACCATCCTCCTGTCCCCCAAGTTCCACTGCACCGAGGAGATCCTGACCATCGTCTCGCTGCTGTCGGTGGACAGCGTTCTGTACAACCCTTCCTCCCGGCGGGACGAGGTGCAGGCCGTCCGCAAGAAGTTCGTGTCCAGTGAGGGGGACCACATCACGCTGCTTAACATCTATCGGACCTTCAGGAGCCTAGGTGGAAATAAG GACTGGTGCCGAGACAACTTCGTCAACAGCAAGAACATGACGCTGGTGGCTGAAGTCCGAGCGCAGCTGAGGGACATCTGCTTGAAG ATGTCCATGCCGATGGTGTCCTCCCGCGGGGACGTGGAGAGCGTCCGCCGCTGCCTGGCGCACAGCCTGTTCATGAGCGCGGCCGAGCTGCAGCCCGACGGCTCGTACGTGACCACGGACACCCGCCAGCCGGTGGCCATCCACCCCTCGTCCGTGCTCTTCCACTGCCGGCCGGCCTGCGTCGTCTACACGGAGCTGCTGCACACCAGCAAGTGCTACATGCGGGGCCTGTGCGTGGTGGACGCCGACTGGCTGTACGAGGCCGCCCCCGACTACTTCCGGAGGAAGTTGCGGGCCGCCCGCGACTGA